In Parasegetibacter sp. NRK P23, a single genomic region encodes these proteins:
- a CDS encoding beta-galactosidase produces the protein MMRVFPLLLSFVTTVLFTAAQPTSSPFFKDADLVNTGIYYYPEHWPESQWERDISTIANMGFEFVHLAEFAWYKMEPTEGVFDFSWLDKVVNLCIKYRLKVLLCTPSATTPTWMRVNYPETFIMDGHYIRAENGTRGLGSMVSEKYRDGVRKVVAAMARRYGTNPHVIGWQVDNEPGAVADYSPASQAAFRIWLQKKYKTIGALNKAWGTAFWSQWFNNFGQVIIPNTNLVGWWGNNPHALLDFKRYSADTQAEFLDMQAAALRSHIAETQFITTNYTAVCTGADAMRTRKLDFATYTAYPNGGGDNIGNQGFRLGNARAVLFAADYYKSVGGVSGVMEMQPGPVNWGSYNPLLLPGTVRMWLYHTFAAGGRIACSYRFRQINYSSEQYHAGIMLTDGVTPSPGGEDYRRFMKEVKELRQQYRPGEAMPQQMKARSTAIVWNVENYWSIDRQKQTHQWDTWNFPVKYIEMAKSLGAPVDVVPETADLSAYKFVIIPAYELADEALVKKWADYAANGGHLLVTCRTAVKNRDGHFWEGPIAAPISKLIGARVKATDMLSGHGKGDIVLNGSHYKWNNWADLLAPFEGTEIVATYNDQFYKGMAAIVKRKSGKGSVTYVGVDTDDAELEKTVLQQTLNDAGASTENYPEGVYVYWRDGFYMAVNYASESYTMNLPENSKILVGEKTLKPAGVLVWKVF, from the coding sequence ATGATGAGAGTTTTTCCGCTGCTTCTTTCCTTTGTTACCACGGTCCTTTTTACTGCGGCCCAACCAACATCATCACCGTTTTTTAAAGATGCCGACCTGGTAAATACAGGAATATATTACTACCCTGAACACTGGCCGGAAAGCCAGTGGGAAAGAGATATTTCCACCATAGCGAACATGGGATTCGAATTTGTGCACCTGGCTGAATTCGCCTGGTACAAAATGGAACCAACCGAAGGGGTATTTGATTTTTCCTGGCTCGATAAAGTAGTGAACCTGTGTATAAAGTATCGCCTGAAGGTATTGTTGTGTACGCCTTCGGCTACCACCCCAACCTGGATGCGTGTAAATTATCCTGAAACCTTTATAATGGATGGGCACTACATCAGGGCTGAAAATGGCACCCGCGGACTGGGCTCGATGGTGAGCGAAAAATACCGAGATGGCGTGCGCAAAGTAGTGGCGGCTATGGCCCGGCGTTATGGAACGAATCCGCATGTAATCGGCTGGCAGGTAGACAACGAGCCCGGCGCCGTGGCTGATTATAGTCCCGCGTCACAGGCGGCCTTTAGAATATGGCTGCAAAAGAAATACAAAACCATTGGTGCGCTGAATAAAGCCTGGGGAACGGCTTTTTGGAGTCAGTGGTTCAATAATTTTGGACAGGTTATTATACCCAATACCAACCTGGTGGGCTGGTGGGGCAACAATCCACATGCCTTGCTCGATTTCAAACGATACTCCGCCGATACCCAGGCGGAATTTCTCGACATGCAGGCCGCGGCCCTGCGGAGCCATATCGCTGAAACCCAGTTCATCACCACCAATTACACCGCAGTATGTACCGGTGCCGATGCCATGCGTACCCGTAAGCTGGATTTTGCCACTTACACCGCTTATCCGAACGGCGGCGGCGATAATATCGGTAACCAGGGCTTCAGGCTGGGGAACGCCAGGGCCGTTCTTTTTGCAGCTGATTATTACAAATCTGTTGGGGGAGTATCAGGTGTAATGGAGATGCAGCCCGGTCCGGTTAATTGGGGAAGTTACAACCCGCTGCTCTTACCAGGAACAGTGCGTATGTGGCTCTACCACACGTTTGCGGCGGGCGGGCGAATCGCCTGTTCCTACCGTTTCCGGCAAATCAACTACAGTTCCGAGCAATACCATGCGGGTATCATGCTTACCGATGGTGTTACGCCTTCGCCGGGGGGAGAGGACTACAGGCGGTTTATGAAGGAGGTAAAAGAATTGCGCCAACAGTACAGGCCAGGTGAGGCCATGCCCCAACAAATGAAGGCCAGGTCAACAGCCATTGTTTGGAACGTCGAAAACTATTGGAGCATCGACCGGCAAAAACAAACCCACCAATGGGATACATGGAATTTTCCCGTGAAATATATTGAAATGGCAAAGTCGCTGGGAGCCCCTGTTGATGTTGTGCCCGAAACAGCCGACCTGTCGGCTTACAAATTTGTGATAATACCGGCTTATGAACTCGCCGATGAAGCGCTCGTAAAAAAATGGGCGGACTATGCAGCCAATGGCGGACATTTATTGGTTACCTGCCGCACCGCTGTCAAAAATCGTGATGGACATTTTTGGGAGGGGCCGATAGCCGCGCCCATCTCAAAGTTAATCGGCGCACGGGTAAAAGCAACCGATATGTTATCAGGCCATGGGAAAGGCGACATTGTATTGAACGGCAGCCACTATAAATGGAACAACTGGGCCGACCTATTAGCGCCATTCGAGGGAACTGAAATCGTCGCAACCTATAATGACCAGTTTTACAAAGGTATGGCCGCCATCGTGAAACGTAAGTCAGGAAAGGGTTCTGTAACCTATGTCGGGGTAGATACCGACGATGCGGAACTCGAAAAAACTGTATTGCAGCAAACGCTTAACGATGCGGGTGCCAGTACTGAAAATTATCCTGAAGGTGTTTATGTTTATTGGCGGGATGGTTTTTATATGGCCGTAAACTACGCTTCGGAAAGCTACACGATGAACTTGCCGGAGAACAGTAAGATACTTGTGGGGGAAAAAACGCTGAAACCAGCCGGAGTATTGGTTTGGAAAGTGTTCTGA
- a CDS encoding glycoside hydrolase family 5 protein → MCIHKVFCTISIAAFLVCSGFSVKKEYPSKQPVYPSYNVSPKAPDSTGMSSNAVQLAAKFRLGWNIGNTFEAPGGETGWGSPVITEVYIKTVKKLGFTAIRLPCAWNWHHLVDEGTARIDPDWLKRVKEVVGYCVKNDLYVLLNIHWDGGWLDHNISREKQDSVNARQKALWEQIATTMRDFDEHLMFAGSNEPPAENATQMTILDTYHQTFVDAVRATGGRNSYRVLVVQGPCTDIEKTDSLFVRLPADKVKDRMMVEVHFYTPFQFCLMDGDADWGNMVYYWGAGHHSTLEPSRNANGGEEKDILKLFGKMKAKFTDKGIPVIMGEYGAFRRTKPGRQPADMARHNDAIDHWIAFVTREAIAHGLKPFWWDTGGAIDRLHFNLKDKRTIDALTKGSKK, encoded by the coding sequence ATGTGTATCCACAAGGTATTTTGTACAATCAGTATCGCTGCTTTTTTGGTTTGTTCAGGATTCTCCGTAAAAAAGGAATACCCTTCAAAACAACCTGTTTATCCATCCTATAATGTATCGCCTAAAGCGCCCGATAGTACCGGGATGAGCAGTAACGCGGTACAGCTGGCCGCAAAGTTCAGGTTGGGTTGGAACATCGGCAATACTTTTGAAGCCCCGGGCGGCGAAACCGGCTGGGGAAGCCCGGTGATAACAGAAGTATATATAAAAACGGTAAAGAAGCTGGGGTTCACCGCGATAAGATTGCCCTGCGCCTGGAACTGGCATCATTTGGTTGATGAAGGCACTGCCAGAATCGATCCGGACTGGCTGAAACGGGTAAAAGAAGTGGTGGGCTACTGTGTGAAAAATGATTTGTATGTATTGCTGAACATCCATTGGGATGGCGGCTGGCTCGACCACAACATCAGCAGGGAAAAACAGGATTCGGTAAACGCAAGGCAAAAAGCGCTTTGGGAACAGATTGCCACCACCATGCGCGATTTTGATGAACACCTGATGTTTGCGGGCTCCAATGAGCCGCCCGCTGAAAATGCCACACAGATGACCATCCTGGACACCTACCACCAGACTTTTGTGGATGCGGTGCGCGCCACAGGAGGCAGAAACAGTTACAGGGTACTGGTAGTGCAGGGGCCATGTACCGATATTGAAAAAACCGACAGCCTGTTTGTTCGCCTGCCCGCCGATAAGGTAAAGGACCGCATGATGGTGGAAGTGCACTTTTATACCCCTTTTCAATTTTGTCTGATGGATGGTGATGCCGATTGGGGGAACATGGTTTATTACTGGGGCGCCGGCCACCATTCCACGCTCGAACCCTCCCGCAATGCCAACGGAGGAGAAGAAAAGGATATCCTGAAGTTGTTCGGTAAGATGAAAGCGAAGTTCACAGACAAAGGTATACCGGTTATCATGGGAGAATACGGCGCTTTCAGACGAACCAAACCCGGACGCCAACCCGCAGACATGGCCAGGCACAACGATGCCATAGACCATTGGATAGCTTTTGTAACCCGTGAAGCCATTGCCCACGGTTTGAAACCCTTTTGGTGGGATACCGGCGGGGCCATAGACAGGCTGCACTTTAACCTGAAAGACAAAAGAACTATTGATGCTTTAACAAAGGGAAGTAAAAAATGA
- a CDS encoding cellulase family glycosylhydrolase: protein MKMKNILTGLITLVVVFFSTASCKKTNDDGQFTLENLTDSVAATGGVRSISFSSNTTWSIDTAGLGWIKLNAVSGNAGDAALQIAVSDTNKTGASRTKHITVNTSDGVSRRITVYQFPYIFPGYNTSPLPPDATGMGSTAAQLIAKISLGVNLGNTLELVNINPAPTEPYFKMLKQQGFNGIRIPCGWYLHGGDNATAKIPQLWMDSVKKVVQWCVSNDMYVLLNIHWDGGWLEGAGNTAESKKDMVIARQTAYWEQIATAMRDFDEHVMFASANEPFNVQNDLEAKNLVAYHQACINAVRATGGKNTYRTIAIQGPEEFIQPDRYFPTDPTPNRLAFEFHNYTPSNFSILNADPSEGGWGYIFYYWGAGNHSTIDSAYRNANYGEEAEQLASFKKLKEEYVDKGIPLLMGEYSANRRKGTSNGHEPLDLAKHNASVNAWYTFLTKQCLAIGAKPFFWETGGVFDRVTNAVRDQQTLDAIKAAL from the coding sequence ATGAAAATGAAAAATATTCTCACGGGTTTAATCACCTTAGTTGTAGTGTTTTTTTCTACGGCATCCTGCAAGAAAACAAATGATGACGGACAGTTTACACTGGAAAACCTAACCGACTCGGTAGCAGCTACCGGTGGCGTTCGTTCCATCAGCTTCAGCAGCAACACGACCTGGAGCATAGATACGGCCGGGCTGGGTTGGATCAAACTGAATGCTGTTTCGGGCAACGCGGGCGATGCCGCCTTACAGATTGCGGTGTCGGATACCAACAAAACTGGTGCCAGCAGAACGAAGCACATCACGGTAAATACCAGTGATGGTGTTTCCAGAAGAATAACCGTTTATCAGTTCCCATATATCTTTCCAGGGTATAATACTTCGCCGCTGCCGCCGGATGCAACAGGAATGGGCAGTACCGCCGCGCAACTGATCGCGAAAATCAGTTTGGGGGTGAACCTCGGGAACACACTGGAATTGGTGAACATCAATCCTGCGCCAACAGAGCCCTATTTCAAAATGCTAAAACAACAGGGTTTTAACGGCATTCGGATCCCATGCGGATGGTATTTGCATGGCGGCGATAACGCGACCGCTAAAATCCCACAGCTCTGGATGGACTCGGTAAAAAAAGTAGTACAGTGGTGCGTAAGCAACGATATGTATGTGTTGTTAAATATCCATTGGGATGGTGGATGGCTGGAAGGTGCGGGCAATACGGCTGAAAGTAAAAAAGATATGGTGATTGCCCGCCAGACCGCTTACTGGGAACAGATCGCCACGGCCATGCGCGACTTCGACGAGCACGTGATGTTTGCCAGCGCCAACGAACCTTTTAATGTACAGAATGACCTGGAAGCCAAAAACCTGGTGGCCTATCACCAGGCCTGCATCAATGCGGTGCGCGCCACGGGCGGGAAAAATACGTACAGGACGATCGCCATCCAGGGCCCGGAAGAGTTTATTCAACCAGACAGGTATTTCCCAACCGACCCCACCCCCAACCGCTTGGCGTTTGAATTTCACAATTACACACCAAGCAATTTTTCGATCCTCAATGCCGATCCTTCCGAAGGTGGATGGGGTTATATCTTCTACTACTGGGGTGCCGGCAACCATTCCACTATCGACAGCGCTTACCGCAACGCCAACTATGGCGAGGAAGCAGAACAACTGGCCAGTTTCAAAAAACTTAAGGAAGAATATGTGGACAAAGGCATTCCCCTGTTGATGGGGGAATACTCCGCCAACAGGAGAAAAGGCACATCGAATGGACACGAACCACTTGACCTGGCAAAACACAATGCTTCGGTAAACGCGTGGTACACCTTTCTGACCAAACAATGTCTCGCCATTGGTGCCAAGCCGTTTTTCTGGGAAACCGGCGGCGTTTTTGACCGGGTGACCAATGCAGTCAGGGATCAGCAAACACTGGATGCCATCAAAGCGGCGCTCTAA
- a CDS encoding glycan-binding surface protein, translated as MKNKILNISGFPAIFAMLLLGMLMLQACKKDTAGGPPKITSIRNYAPAPEDTLLTSISTGQWVVIHGENLREAVEILFAGVPAQFNYGMFSGEMAVVQIPASIPFNTVPDELLNTIKYTTTSGSTVFSFNYNYPMPVITGLGNETFFPGDSVYIYGSGFFLVQNVKFAGATITEYGVDSLGGFIRFVCPPLAQVPGGTITVVAKGGTATTTQIYSVGKPSIYAISNENPNVGDSVYIHGAAFKDVQSVSFGGNDVAVANYRTADDFSYIAFKCPALNNAGVVRMETLYGVATTLFNVNDKLTGMIGNMEWGDQFGYQWWGGANLSVDDASRNGGWIYTDPLFAVNTSMFMSLISGPLSSGDGNNGSTSIRLGSAQWVPAANLTETPDNWAVKFEMNVPKPWNGATLCIQSEFTENIMYRYEPWSTPSGAVDFKTNGWVTVTIPLSAFRLKSTTLGDGRGTPVTTLSSLVGNSGKTGMFLYMKNFSGATNPTGYHAAFDNIRVVRIKQ; from the coding sequence ATGAAGAATAAAATACTAAATATTTCAGGCTTCCCCGCAATCTTCGCCATGCTGTTGCTGGGTATGCTGATGCTGCAGGCATGTAAAAAAGATACTGCCGGCGGACCGCCCAAAATTACATCCATCCGCAACTATGCGCCCGCGCCGGAGGATACCCTGCTTACCAGCATCAGCACCGGACAATGGGTGGTGATTCATGGGGAAAATTTGAGGGAAGCGGTGGAAATACTTTTCGCCGGCGTGCCCGCGCAGTTTAATTACGGCATGTTTTCGGGTGAAATGGCCGTGGTGCAAATTCCCGCGTCCATTCCCTTCAACACTGTTCCGGATGAACTGCTGAATACAATTAAATATACCACCACAAGCGGCAGCACCGTTTTCTCTTTCAACTACAATTATCCCATGCCGGTTATTACCGGTCTTGGCAACGAAACCTTTTTCCCCGGCGACTCCGTCTATATTTATGGATCGGGGTTCTTCCTGGTGCAAAATGTAAAGTTTGCCGGCGCCACCATTACGGAGTATGGTGTTGATTCGCTTGGCGGTTTTATCAGGTTTGTATGTCCGCCACTGGCACAGGTGCCGGGAGGTACCATTACGGTAGTAGCCAAAGGGGGCACGGCTACCACTACCCAAATTTATTCGGTAGGTAAACCCAGTATTTACGCGATTTCCAACGAAAATCCCAATGTGGGTGATTCCGTTTACATTCACGGTGCCGCGTTTAAAGATGTGCAATCGGTAAGTTTTGGCGGGAACGATGTTGCTGTTGCCAATTACCGCACCGCAGACGATTTCTCCTACATCGCATTCAAATGTCCGGCGCTCAACAATGCCGGAGTGGTGCGGATGGAGACCTTATATGGCGTTGCAACCACCCTGTTTAACGTAAACGATAAGCTGACCGGCATGATAGGCAACATGGAGTGGGGCGACCAGTTCGGTTACCAATGGTGGGGTGGCGCCAATTTAAGTGTTGATGACGCAAGCCGCAATGGAGGATGGATCTATACCGATCCTTTGTTTGCCGTGAATACCAGTATGTTTATGTCGCTGATCAGCGGACCTTTAAGCAGTGGCGATGGCAACAATGGCAGCACTTCCATCCGTTTAGGCAGCGCGCAATGGGTGCCTGCCGCCAACCTTACTGAAACGCCTGATAACTGGGCCGTAAAATTTGAAATGAACGTGCCCAAACCCTGGAACGGCGCAACGCTGTGCATTCAAAGCGAATTCACCGAAAACATCATGTACCGCTACGAACCCTGGAGTACGCCATCCGGCGCGGTGGATTTTAAAACCAACGGATGGGTAACCGTTACCATCCCGCTTTCCGCTTTCCGGCTTAAAAGCACAACCCTGGGCGATGGTCGCGGCACACCGGTAACCACCTTGTCCAGTCTGGTGGGGAACTCCGGTAAAACAGGTATGTTCCTGTATATGAAAAATTTCAGCGGGGCCACCAATCCAACAGGTTATCACGCGGCGTTCGACAATATCAGGGTTGTAAGGATAAAACAATAA
- a CDS encoding RagB/SusD family nutrient uptake outer membrane protein produces MKRMNRYMLLAIVVASVACKKSFLDRPSLSQISSDNFYKTTGELRLATASLYGGSPWGIWHKEANLPLGEILSGNAYFAWYGDFVQLYTRTITAGNAVILGGWKGMYNLIGQCNTVINSIDKNASASISASDKNAAIGEAKFIRAMAYYYLAMVWGEVPIIEDNSKLIQDPLLNRIIVADVYKFVVQDLSFAAGSLPLTDEKGRLTTWSAQGMLAKVYLTMAGLGQTGGTRNQQYLDSAIKYGGNVCNKSGLNLLNNYANLFMSQYNDNPEALFALQWATGAGIGWQEGNLNLTYSPSNDINPQRNGAWTPLAPTYDLYLNYSAQDSVRRKASFMMNGDYYPELNAAGGGYKATGQSMKKHIIGNEKDNNAPTMTYTASIEHDALLRLADVYLVYAEAILGNNTTTADPEALKFFNKVRKRAGVDPVTTINMDILLKERRIEFAFEGQYWLDLVRLSYWNPEKAVSIINNQQRTTFEYTNGLATPAAISTSIVPATVAAFKMQIPAAELTANPKLAEAAVPYY; encoded by the coding sequence ATGAAACGTATGAATAGATATATGCTGCTTGCGATTGTTGTTGCTTCAGTTGCCTGCAAAAAAAGTTTTCTCGATCGCCCTTCTCTTTCACAGATCAGTTCGGATAATTTTTATAAAACAACCGGCGAACTGAGGTTGGCTACAGCGAGCCTTTACGGTGGATCTCCCTGGGGCATCTGGCACAAAGAGGCAAACTTGCCTTTGGGAGAAATTTTAAGTGGCAATGCCTATTTCGCCTGGTACGGCGATTTTGTACAGTTGTACACCCGTACCATTACGGCCGGCAACGCTGTGATACTTGGTGGCTGGAAAGGAATGTATAACCTGATCGGGCAATGCAATACCGTGATCAACTCCATCGATAAAAACGCCAGTGCTTCCATCAGCGCCTCAGATAAAAACGCGGCGATAGGCGAAGCGAAGTTCATCAGGGCGATGGCCTATTATTACCTCGCTATGGTTTGGGGTGAGGTGCCGATTATCGAAGACAACAGCAAACTGATTCAGGATCCGCTTTTAAACCGCATCATCGTAGCAGATGTATACAAGTTCGTTGTGCAGGACCTTAGTTTCGCTGCGGGTAGTTTGCCACTGACGGATGAAAAGGGAAGGCTTACCACCTGGTCGGCACAAGGCATGCTGGCAAAGGTTTACCTGACGATGGCCGGCCTGGGGCAAACAGGCGGAACCCGCAACCAACAATACCTGGACAGCGCCATAAAATATGGTGGTAATGTTTGCAACAAAAGTGGGTTGAACTTATTGAACAACTACGCCAATTTATTCATGTCGCAATATAACGACAATCCGGAAGCGCTGTTCGCCTTGCAGTGGGCAACCGGCGCGGGAATAGGTTGGCAGGAAGGAAACCTGAACCTTACCTATTCTCCCTCCAATGATATTAACCCCCAGCGCAATGGCGCGTGGACGCCGCTGGCCCCTACTTATGATTTGTATTTGAACTATTCGGCCCAGGATTCGGTAAGAAGAAAGGCTTCGTTTATGATGAACGGGGATTATTACCCGGAACTGAACGCGGCGGGCGGCGGTTATAAGGCGACCGGGCAAAGCATGAAAAAACACATTATCGGAAACGAGAAGGACAACAATGCGCCCACCATGACCTATACCGCATCCATTGAACACGATGCTCTGCTGCGGCTCGCCGATGTTTACCTGGTGTATGCTGAAGCGATTTTAGGTAACAATACTACTACGGCCGACCCCGAGGCGTTGAAGTTTTTTAATAAAGTGAGAAAGAGGGCCGGTGTTGACCCCGTTACAACCATCAACATGGATATCCTACTAAAAGAAAGGCGGATTGAATTTGCATTCGAGGGACAGTACTGGTTAGACCTGGTTCGTCTCTCATACTGGAATCCGGAAAAAGCTGTTTCAATCATCAACAACCAGCAAAGAACAACTTTTGAATATACCAACGGGTTAGCCACACCGGCGGCAATAAGCACGAGCATTGTACCTGCCACTGTTGCGGCGTTTAAAATGCAGATACCGGCGGCGGAGTTAACGGCCAACCCTAAACTGGCGGAAGCCGCGGTTCCTTATTACTAA